Proteins encoded within one genomic window of Melospiza melodia melodia isolate bMelMel2 chromosome 27, bMelMel2.pri, whole genome shotgun sequence:
- the PPP1R8 gene encoding nuclear inhibitor of protein phosphatase 1 produces the protein MAAGAAPAGGGSLFECPSWAGKPPPGLHLDVVKGDKLIEKLIIDEKKYYLFGRNPDLCDFTIDHQSCSRVHAALVYHKHLKRVFLIDLNSTHGTFLGHIRLEAHKPQQIPIDSTVSFGASTRAYTLREKPQTLPSAVKGDEKMGGEDEELKGLLGLPEEETELDNLTEFNTAHNKRISTLTIEEGNLDIQRPKRKRKNSRVTFSDDDEIINPEDVDPSVGRFRNMVQTAVVPVKKKRLENAGSLPTDESASRRMQSFPYSGGLYGGLPPTHSEAGSQPHSVHGTALIGGLPMPYPNLAPDVDLTPVVPSTVNMNPAPNPAVFNPEAVNEPKKKKYAKEAWPGKKPTPSLLI, from the exons atggcggcgggcgcggccccgGCGGGCGGCGGGTCCCTGTTCGAGTGCCCGAGCTG GGCAGGGAAACCACCACCTGGCTTACATCTGGATGTAGTCAAAGGAGACAAACTCATTGAG AAACTCATCATTGATGAGAAGAAATACTATCTCTTTGGGAGAAATCCTGATCTGTGTGACTTTACCATTGACCACCAGTCTTGCTCTCGAGTCCATGCTGCCTTGGTCTATCACAAACATCTCAAGAGGGTTTTCCTCATAGATCTGAACAGCA CACATGGCACATTCTTGGGCCACATCCGTTTGGAAGCTCACAAGCCCCAGCAGATCCCCATCGACTCCACGGTTTCCTTCGGCGCCTCCACGCGCGCCTACACCCTGAGAGAGAAGCCCCAGACTCTGCCCTCAGCAGTGAAGGGCGATGAGAAGATggggggtgaggatgaggagctcAAGGGTTTGCTGGGGCTGCCAGAGGAGGAGACAGAACTGGAC AATCTGACAGAGTTTAACACAGCCCACAACAAAAGGATCTCCACACTGACCATTGAGGAGGGGAACCTGGACATCCAGAGGCCAAAGCGAAAGCGGAAGAACTCCAGAGTGACGTTCAGTGATGATGATGAGATCATCAATCCAG AGGACGTGGACCCATCTGTGGGGCGGTTCAGGAACATGGTACAGACAGCAGTGGTCCCTGTTAAG AAGAAGCGCCTGGAGAATGCGGGCTCGCTGCCCACGGACGAGTCGGCGTCGCGGCGCATGCAGAGCTTCCCCTACAGCGGGGGGCTCTACGGGGGGCTGCCCCCCACCCACAGCGAGGCCGGCTCGCAGCCCCACAGCGTGCACGGCACCGCGCTCATCGGGGGGCTGCCCATGCCCTACCCCAACCTCGCCCCCGATGTGGACTTGACTCCGGTTGTGCCCTCCACGGTGAACATGAACCCAGCTCCCAACCCCGCCGTCTTCAACCCCGAAGCTGTGAATGAACCCAAGAAGAAGAAATACGCCAAGGAGGCCTGGCCGGGCAAGAAGCCGACCCCGTCCCTGCTGATCTGA
- the SMPDL3B gene encoding acid sphingomyelinase-like phosphodiesterase 3b isoform X2, producing the protein MGNHDFHPKNQFPGKEHRIYNQTAELWRPWLSDASLPLFRTGAFYSEKLPGPGTRGRVVVLNTNLYYDQNEETAAEEDPGGQFQWLEETLTNASRADEMVYIVGHVPPGFFEKTRGKPWFRRGFNQRYLGIVQRHHRVIAAQFFGHHHTDSFRMFYSHTGAPINVMFLAPGVTPWKTTLPGVSNGANNPAIRVVHYDQDTLQVLDMVTYYLNLTRANRMGSAGFPEWEEEYRLTEAFQVPDGSAASMQRVLEKISRDPQYLQLYYELNSARYDLELCQQECRVDHLCAIREMDFTKYDECVKTNSSASAASSVCLLVFCIFLGLLHPQ; encoded by the exons ATGGGCAATCATGACTTCCACCCCAAGAATCAGTTTCCTGGGAAGGAGCACAGGATCTACAACCAAACAGCAGAGCTGTGGCGGCCCTGGCTGAGTGATGCCTCCCTTCCTCTCTTCAGAACAG GAGCTTTCTACAGCGAGAAGCTGCCTGGCCCAGGGACGAGGGGACGGGTGGTTGTCCTCAACACCAACCTCTACTATGACCAGAATGAGGAGACAGCTGCTGAGGAGGACCCTGGGGGGCAGTTCCAGTGGCTGGAAGAAACTCTGACCAACGCCTCCAGAGCAGATGAAATG GTTTACATTGTGGGCCATGTCCCTCCTGGCTTCTTCGAGAAGACACGGGGCAAGCCCTGGTTCAGGAGGGGCTTCAACCAGCGCTACCTGGGCATTGTGCAGAGGCACCACAGGGTGATTGCTGCCCAGTTCTTTGGGCACCATCACACTGACAGCTTTAGGATGTTCTACAGCCACACAG GTGCTCCAATCAATGTCATGTTCCTGGCCCCTGGAGTgactccctggaaaacaacattgCCTGGAGTGAGCAATGGAGCCAACAACCCTGCCATTCGTGTGGTTCACTATGATCAGGACACCCTGCAGGTCTTG GATATGGTGACTTACTACTTGAACCTGACTCGTGCCAACAGGATGGGCTCAGCAGGGTTCCCAGAGTGGGAGGAGGAGTACAGGCTCACAGAGGCCTTCCAGGTCCCTGATGGCTCTGCAGCCTCCATGCAGAGAGTGCTGGAGAAGATCTCCAGGGACCCCCAGTACCTGCAGCTGTACTATGAGCTGAACTCTGCCAGGTAtgacctggagctgtgccagcaggAATGCCGTGTGGATCACCTGTGTGCCATCAGGGAAATGGATTTTACAAAGTATGATGAGTGTGTGAAAACcaacagctctgcctctgctgccagcagtgtctgccttttgGTTTTCTGCATTTTCTTGGGATTGCTCCATCCTCAGTGA
- the SMPDL3B gene encoding acid sphingomyelinase-like phosphodiesterase 3b isoform X1 translates to MAPPGQLLVLLWLCLVAVALPGTGAGSGRFWHLTDLHWDPEYEAAAAAGRPCPSGGGRAEPAGPWGSYVCDAPWSLLRSAARAMRAHLPAPDFVLWTGDDTPHVPNEQLGEEKVLHIIANLTSLITETFPGTKVYAAMGNHDFHPKNQFPGKEHRIYNQTAELWRPWLSDASLPLFRTGAFYSEKLPGPGTRGRVVVLNTNLYYDQNEETAAEEDPGGQFQWLEETLTNASRADEMVYIVGHVPPGFFEKTRGKPWFRRGFNQRYLGIVQRHHRVIAAQFFGHHHTDSFRMFYSHTGAPINVMFLAPGVTPWKTTLPGVSNGANNPAIRVVHYDQDTLQVLDMVTYYLNLTRANRMGSAGFPEWEEEYRLTEAFQVPDGSAASMQRVLEKISRDPQYLQLYYELNSARYDLELCQQECRVDHLCAIREMDFTKYDECVKTNSSASAASSVCLLVFCIFLGLLHPQ, encoded by the exons ATGGCGCCCCCGGgccagctcctggtgctgctctggctgtgcctggtggccgtggccctgcccggTACGGGTGCCGGCTCCGGGCGGTTCTGGCACCTCACGGACCTGCACTGGGACCCGGAGTacgaggcggcggcggcagcgggccgGCCGTGCCCCTCGGGCGGCGGTCGGGCCGAGCCCGCCGGGCCGTGGGGCAGCTACGTGTGCGATGCGCCCTGGAGCCTGCTCCGCTCGGCCGCCCGGGCCATGCGCGCCCACCTGCCCGCGCCCGACTTCGTGCTCTGGACCGG AGATGAcactccccatgtccccaacgaGCAGCTGGGAGAAGAAAAGGTTCTGCACATAATAGCAAATCTGACTTCTCTGATAACAGAGACATTTCCAG GTACCAAGGTCTATGCAGCCATGGGCAATCATGACTTCCACCCCAAGAATCAGTTTCCTGGGAAGGAGCACAGGATCTACAACCAAACAGCAGAGCTGTGGCGGCCCTGGCTGAGTGATGCCTCCCTTCCTCTCTTCAGAACAG GAGCTTTCTACAGCGAGAAGCTGCCTGGCCCAGGGACGAGGGGACGGGTGGTTGTCCTCAACACCAACCTCTACTATGACCAGAATGAGGAGACAGCTGCTGAGGAGGACCCTGGGGGGCAGTTCCAGTGGCTGGAAGAAACTCTGACCAACGCCTCCAGAGCAGATGAAATG GTTTACATTGTGGGCCATGTCCCTCCTGGCTTCTTCGAGAAGACACGGGGCAAGCCCTGGTTCAGGAGGGGCTTCAACCAGCGCTACCTGGGCATTGTGCAGAGGCACCACAGGGTGATTGCTGCCCAGTTCTTTGGGCACCATCACACTGACAGCTTTAGGATGTTCTACAGCCACACAG GTGCTCCAATCAATGTCATGTTCCTGGCCCCTGGAGTgactccctggaaaacaacattgCCTGGAGTGAGCAATGGAGCCAACAACCCTGCCATTCGTGTGGTTCACTATGATCAGGACACCCTGCAGGTCTTG GATATGGTGACTTACTACTTGAACCTGACTCGTGCCAACAGGATGGGCTCAGCAGGGTTCCCAGAGTGGGAGGAGGAGTACAGGCTCACAGAGGCCTTCCAGGTCCCTGATGGCTCTGCAGCCTCCATGCAGAGAGTGCTGGAGAAGATCTCCAGGGACCCCCAGTACCTGCAGCTGTACTATGAGCTGAACTCTGCCAGGTAtgacctggagctgtgccagcaggAATGCCGTGTGGATCACCTGTGTGCCATCAGGGAAATGGATTTTACAAAGTATGATGAGTGTGTGAAAACcaacagctctgcctctgctgccagcagtgtctgccttttgGTTTTCTGCATTTTCTTGGGATTGCTCCATCCTCAGTGA
- the RPA2 gene encoding replication protein A 32 kDa subunit: MWSGHGNFDGGYGSMGGAGLPGGYTQSPGGFGSPAGGQAEKKQRSRSQNIVPCTVSQLLAAEQVDETFRICDVEISQVTLVGIVRHAEKAPTNILYKVDDMTAAPMDVRQWVDTDEAGGENVVVPPGTYVKVAGHLRSFQNKKSLVAFKIMPLENMNEFTTHILEIVNAHMILRKNLMSASRVPQSFSSTGIISDMGGYGGGGSLPVNGLTAHQSQVLNLIKSCHVPEGMSLQDLKLQLHGLSMSTIKQAVEFLSSEGHIYSTVDDDHYKSTDAE; encoded by the exons ATGTGGAGCGGGCACG GGAACTTCGATGGCGGGTACGGCAGCATGGGCGGCGCGGGGCTCCCGGGCGGATACACGCAGTCCCCGGGCGGGTTCGGGTCGCCCGCCGGCGGCCAGGCGGAGAAGAAGCAG CGGAGCCGCTCGCAGAACATCGTGCCCTGCACCGTGTCGCAGCTGCTGGCGGCCGAGCAGGTGGACGAGACCTTCCGAATCTGCGACGTGGAGATCTCGCAG GTCACCCTCGTGGGCATCGTGCGGCACGCCGAGAAGGCGCCCACCAACATCCTCTACAAGGTGGACGACATGACAGCAGCCCCCATGGACGTCAGGCAGTGGGTTGATACTGAT GAGGCAGGAGGTGAGAACGTTGTGGTGCCTCCAGGAACTTATGTCAAAGTAGCTGGTCACCTTCGGTCCTTCCAG aaTAAGAAGAGCTTGGTAGCATTTAAGATCATGCCTCTGGAAAATATGAATGAGTTCACCACACACATACTGGAAATTGTCAATGCACACATGATCCTCAGAAAAAATCTCATG TCAGCATCAAGAGTGCCACAGTCGTTTTCCTCCACTGGCATCATCAGTGACATGGGGGGCTATGGAGGAGGTGGCAGCCTGCCAGTGAACGGGCTCACAGCACACCAGAGCCAG GTGCTGAACTTGATCAAAAGCTGCCATGTCCCAGAGGGGATGAGTCTGCAAGACTTGAAGCTCCAGCTCCACGGTTTGAGTATGTCAACCATCAA GCAAGCTGTGGAGTTCCTCAGCAGCGAGGGACACATCTACTCCACGGTGGATGATGATCACTACAAGTCAACAGATGCTGAGTAA
- the XKR8 gene encoding XK-related protein 8 codes for MSPRTAPPRFGPLQLALAAAGTAAATLDVFMDGWVAAQYARHGHPGWAVLSLALLAAASAAAQACSWLWLRSDPPALRPAVPVLLLAALHLLQLGFFFRCLYALKVGWRVCWARAEEEDEQRHMAFISHDISMLRLFETFLENTPQLTLLLYIVLRTNKAEISQGLGMVTAFLCVSWSLLDYHQSLRSFLQDKYELSRSSSIVYFLWNLFLICPRILALALFALLWPYGMAVHFSLLWLAMFLWVSLQGTDFMESAGSEQLYRAMVAVILYFSWFNVAQGSTLHRSIIYHGFMLVDSTLLGLAWLWGRPPEEEEEHSYLVPVVSAALPCYLLGLGLRVTYYKWLHPNVRLRREGRYDEVDASGGGDGVEFRSFLEPDLVNRRMQWLAQSHFSLSQPAQQHFLNGDAAVESAV; via the exons ATGTCTCCCCGAACAGCCCCGCCGCGCTTCGGGCCGCTGCAGTTGGCGCTGGCGGCGGCGGGCACGGCGGCGGCCACCCTGGACGTGTTCATGGACGGCTGGGTGGCGGCGCAGTACGCGCGGCACGGCCACCCCGGCTGGGCCGTGCTGTCGCTGGCGCTGCTCGCCGCCGCCTCAGCCGCCGCCCAGGCCTGCAGCTGGCTCTGGCTGCGCTCCGACCCGCCCGCCCTGCGCCCCGCCGTGCCCGTGCTGCTGCTCGCCGCCCTGCACCTCCTACAGCTCGGCTTCTTCTTCAG GTGCCTCTATGCTCTGAAGGTGGGCTGGAGGGTGTgctgggccagggcagaggaggaggatgagcagAGACACATGGCCTTCATCTCGCACGACATCAGCATGCTGCGTCTCTTCGAGACCTTCCTGGAGAACACGCCGCAGCTCACCCTGCTCCTCTACATTGTCCTGCGGACCAACAAGGCTGAGATCTCCCAAG gcctggggATGGTCACAGCGTTCCTGTGTGTGTCCTGGTCTCTGCTGGATTACCACCAGTCCCTGCGCTCCTTCCTGCAGGACAAGTACGAGCTGAGCCGGAGCTCCTCCATCGTTTACTTCCTCTGGAACCTCTTCCTCATCTGCCCCCGCATCCTGGCGCTGGCGCTCTTCGCCCTGCTCTGGCCCTACGGCATGGCTGTGCACTTCTCCCTGCTGTGGCTGGCCATGTTCCTGTGGGTCAGCCTGCAGGGCACAGACTTCATGGAGTCAGCGGGCTCTGAGCAGCTTTACCGGGCCATGGTGGCCGTGATCCTCTACTTCAGCTGGTTCAACGTGGCGCAGGGCAGCACGCTGCACCGCAGCATCATCTACCACGGCTTCATGCTGGTGGACAGCACCCTGCTGGGCCTGGCCTGGCTCTGGGGCCGGcctcctgaggaggaggaggagcactcATACCTCGTCCCCGTGgtgtctgcagccctgccctgctacctgctggggctggggctcagggtcaCCTACTACAAGTGGCTGCACCCCAACGTGCGGCTGCGGCGGGAGGGCAGATACGATGAGGTGGATGCCAGTGGAGGGGGTGATGGGGTGGAGTTCCGCTCGTTTTTGGAACCAGACCTGGTCAACAGGCGGATGCAGTGGCTGGCCCAGAGCCACTTCTCCTTgtcccagccagcacagcagcacttcctgaaTGGAGATGCTGCTGTGGAGTCTGCTGTGTGA